The DNA region GGGAGGTTTCGGACATGACTCCCTTTCCCCGGAAGAGGCGGGCGGACTGCCCGACGGGTCTGGCCGGGTCCGTCAGTCTTCCGGATTGCGGCGGCGCGGCGGCGACGGCACGCGAGCGGTGCGCCCGGGTGTCACGCCTTCGTGTGGGTGGCCGTTGGGCTGTTCTCCGTACGCGGTGGTGCAGAGAACTCCGGGGGCGCGGGGTCGAACTCGCGCCCCCGGAGGGTTCGGTGGGTCCCGGCGGCTGCCGGATCGTTACTTCGGTCGCCTGGATCCGCTCAGCCGGGGGGGCCGGCGGAGCTGGAACCAGTAGAAGCCGTGGCCGGCGAGGGTGAGCAGGTACGGCCACTCGCCGATCGAGGGGAAGCGCACCCCGCCGATCAGCTCGACCGGGTACCGCCCTCCGAAATGCCGCAGGTCCAGTTCGGTCGGCTGTGCGAACCGGGAGAAGTTGTTCACGCACATGACCAGGTCCCCTTCGTACTCACGGACGAAGGCCAGCACCGCGGGGTTGCTGGAGGGCAGTTCGGTGTACGTGCCGAGGCCGAAGGCCGGGTTGAGCTTGCGGATCTCGATCATGCGACGCGTCCAGTGCAGCAGTGAACTCGAACTGCTCTGCTGTGCCTCGACGTTGGTCACCTGATAGCCGTACACCGGATCCATGATGGGCGGCAGACTGAGCCTGCCCGGGTCGGCGGAGGAGAAACCCGCGTTGCGGTCCGGGGTCCACTGCATCGGGGTCCGGACGCCGTCCCGGTCGCCGAGCCAGATGTTGTCCCCCATGCCGATCTCGTCCCCGTAGTAGAGCACCGGCGAGCCGGGCAGGGAGAGCAGCAGCGCGGTGAACAGCTCGATCTGGTTGCGGTCGTTCTCCAGCAGCGGGGCGAGCCGGCGGCGGATGCCCACGTTGGCGCGCATCCGCGGGTCCTTGGCGTACTCCGCGTACATGTAGTCGCGCTCCTCGTCGGTGACCATCTCCAGGGTCAGCTCGTCGTGGTTGCGCAGGAAGATGCCCCACTGGCAGCCGTGCGGGATGCTCGGCGTCTTGGCGAGGATCTCCGACACCGGGTAGCGGGACTCCCGGCGGACCGCCATGAAGATCCGCGGCATCACCGGGAAGTGGAACGCCATGTGGCACTCGTCGCCGCCGGAGGAGAAGTCCCCGAAGTAGTCGACGACGTCCTCCGGCCACTGGTTGGCCTCGGCGAGCAGCACGGTGTCCGGGTAGTCGGCGTCGATCTCCTTGCGGACCCGCTGGAGGAACTCGTGGGTCTCCGGCAGGTTCTCGCAGTTGGTCCCCTCGCGGGCGAACAGGTAGGGCACCGCGTCCAGCCGGAAGCCGTCGATGCCCAGGTCGAGCCAGAAGCGGAGCCCGGCGATCATCTCGTCCTGGACGCGCGGGTTGTCGTAGTTGAGGTCCGGCTGGTGCGAGAAGAACCGGTGCCAGTAGTACTGCTTGCGCACCGGGTCGTAGGTCCAGTTGGAGGTCTCGGTGTCGACGAAGATGATCCGGGCGTCGGGGTACTGCTTGTCGTCGTCGGCCCACATGTAGAAGTCGCCGTACGGGCCGTCCGGGTCCTCCCGGGAGGCCTGGAACCACGGGTGCTGGTCGCTGGTGTGGTTCATCACGAAGTCGATGA from Kitasatospora sp. NBC_00458 includes:
- the treS gene encoding maltose alpha-D-glucosyltransferase, translating into MTVNEPVPDTFPETSKKNLDPEWFKRAVFYEVLVRSFQDSNGDGVGDLRGLTSKLDYLQWLGVDCLWLPPFFASPLRDGGYDVADYKAVLPEFGDLADFMEFVDAAHLRGMRVIIDFVMNHTSDQHPWFQASREDPDGPYGDFYMWADDDKQYPDARIIFVDTETSNWTYDPVRKQYYWHRFFSHQPDLNYDNPRVQDEMIAGLRFWLDLGIDGFRLDAVPYLFAREGTNCENLPETHEFLQRVRKEIDADYPDTVLLAEANQWPEDVVDYFGDFSSGGDECHMAFHFPVMPRIFMAVRRESRYPVSEILAKTPSIPHGCQWGIFLRNHDELTLEMVTDEERDYMYAEYAKDPRMRANVGIRRRLAPLLENDRNQIELFTALLLSLPGSPVLYYGDEIGMGDNIWLGDRDGVRTPMQWTPDRNAGFSSADPGRLSLPPIMDPVYGYQVTNVEAQQSSSSSLLHWTRRMIEIRKLNPAFGLGTYTELPSSNPAVLAFVREYEGDLVMCVNNFSRFAQPTELDLRHFGGRYPVELIGGVRFPSIGEWPYLLTLAGHGFYWFQLRRPPRLSGSRRPK